The Kroppenstedtia pulmonis genome has a segment encoding these proteins:
- a CDS encoding ABC transporter permease, with protein MLALIRSEWERLWCRKLTWLLFGLIPVMTIAGARYMKGEHAHLSPDKPQYAVFHNFPVLALAEMLITAVNLILILWLIVSMTQEYRTGQLRMVMLRSYSPVAIFSAKWLTVIAALFLYLAVFFMVSYITGWFLLPKTESLTLFYHPGTATGWEAFWYNLQYYGMAFITLIVMSSIIMCIAVASPTSTTAIGISLGFVLVSFGYIHILQMFTMNYPVHPKWYYLSLVQIQYEGITLLLAVKPMLGKWISMVLATYGGVFMGTSWLLVRRQDRFM; from the coding sequence ATGCTGGCTCTGATTCGAAGTGAATGGGAAAGACTGTGGTGCCGGAAACTGACATGGTTGCTGTTTGGCTTGATTCCAGTGATGACAATAGCAGGGGCTCGTTATATGAAAGGTGAGCATGCTCATTTGTCTCCGGATAAGCCCCAATATGCAGTTTTTCACAATTTTCCGGTGCTGGCTCTGGCGGAAATGTTAATCACAGCCGTTAACCTTATCCTCATTTTATGGCTGATCGTATCGATGACACAGGAGTACCGTACGGGACAACTGCGTATGGTTATGCTTCGCTCTTATTCGCCTGTTGCGATTTTTTCGGCAAAATGGTTGACGGTGATAGCTGCGTTATTTCTCTATTTAGCTGTTTTTTTCATGGTCAGTTATATCACAGGTTGGTTCCTGCTGCCCAAAACGGAAAGCCTGACGTTGTTTTACCATCCGGGAACAGCAACAGGTTGGGAAGCATTCTGGTATAACCTTCAGTACTACGGTATGGCCTTTATCACCTTGATCGTTATGAGTTCTATCATCATGTGTATCGCCGTGGCCAGTCCCACTTCCACGACGGCCATCGGTATCAGCTTGGGCTTTGTGTTGGTTTCTTTTGGTTACATCCATATTTTGCAGATGTTCACTATGAACTATCCGGTTCATCCAAAGTGGTATTATCTGTCTTTGGTACAAATCCAATATGAAGGAATTACTTTGTTGTTAGCGGTGAAGCCGATGTTGGGAAAATGGATCAGTATGGTGTTGGCGACGTATGGCGGGGTATTTATGGGGAC